The nucleotide window tttattaaatatgtcaaaatatatttttgaagtgGAAAGAACCATACAATGAAAATCTTCCCagttatatattttaaggatgacCATATTTTATTGATAGAATTatgtaatatttgtttaaaaaatgatataCAAAACAAATCAAGCCAACAATCAAGAAACAGactaaaataataaactaaaaataatcaaAGAGAAACATGCCACTGAATCTACATACAAGAAGTACACatacaagaaataaaactgaaataaacatGCACAAGTTGCACCAAGAAAGATGAACTGCATCCttggagaaagaaaattaaacatgCAGAAAGGTACGAGTTTGAGTTTTGAGAGTAACACGGTAGTTTGAGGCCCCATTTACCTTCACTGTCAGACATAGCATGTTGGAAGTCATCCATGATGAATGCTATGTCACGGTCATACCCCCGTGTCCGTGACTCTTCTCTCATGTGTTGCTGAACTTCGGGCAATGAGTGACTTGATCCAAACTGATCCCTTGTGTCTGCAGATATGGGGGGCAAAGGTCCAGCTGCAGCCCTGGCCATTCCCATTGGTTGGCCAACAGGACTGAGTGGACTTTCTTCTTCTGAATTCTGGGCCACAATTGGTATTCTTCCTCTACTTTGGCTGATTGGTAAGCTGGTGGGCTTAGTTCTGGAAGAAGATGATGAATGGCCAAAGGAGACATCAAGAGCTTCAGCCTCTTGAGCTTTCAGTCTTAGCGATGAGCTGGAAGATTCCCTCTTAATGGATAAATCAAGCCCATAGACAGATGAAGGTCTAGAGGAAGGTCTGGACCTGCTCCCGCTGCTGTATGGCTTATCTGCTTCATCCTGGAGTGCTGACCTGATGGTATTTCCTAATGTGCCTAGTCCTGACCCAAGTGATGAGCCCATAAATTTTTGTTGATCTGTAATATTTTTTCTGAGGCCAAATGTTATATCATCTTGAAGAAGCCTTGCCCTAGAAGAAATGCCACCAATAGATGAAGTGCTGGAACTCATATAACTTGGATaatctggttcaaggtctctacTTTCTTGAATAGGTGAAAACTTTGACATTTTAGGGTCAATTAATGATTTCTTATGCtttgattgcttttggtaaagtATGGCTGCTGGTAATTGTTTGGCTGCTTGCTTTTCAAGGGTGAGTCTACTGATGCTATACTTCTCAGACTTGGGAAAGTGTCTATAGCTAGTATCAGCATGGTAATAATGTGAAAGACCAGCAAGGTGATCTAGGCTCTCCGTCCCTCTACGAAATTCCTGCTTAATCTGCTGTTTCAGAAGCTTTAACTCATACGGGTCCTCCATCGAGTCCTCCTCCGCTTTCACGTAGCTATGCAGTCTTGAGGAAGTCTGCAAAGGTGCTAGGAAATCTGTCACTTCCTGAGACCTCCGTGTCTCCGTGGTTCTAAGGAGACGGTCTGTTTTGGACAGATCCTTTTCATGAAGACTAAATGCTGTGCTCAGTGCTGCTGTCCCTTTGGTGATCTCTCCAATGTCATCTATTAGGACATAATTCCTTGAAGTGTGGTGGTCGATGTCTGCATAGAAAGAGTCTGCAGATATGCTTGATATTGGACTGCTCACCATGCTGCTTCTTTCCTCCAAACCTATTCTCAAATCCAAACTATTGTACTTGCTCCCGAGATGGGAGACAGCATACGTATTATCAGAAGAAACAGGAGCGATCATCAGGGGTTGGTTGCGAATCACTTCATAGTTGGAAGTTATCTTGGGTTCCAAATACAGTGTTGTTTGCCGAGGCTTCTGTTGTATTACCATCATCTGTGATGGTAATTGATACGATGTTTGTGGGCTCGGAGTAGGTTGAGCTTGAGGTGTGAAGGACATGGTTGCCACCGCTTGGAAGGTTGGTTGAGTCTGGTAAGGTGAGACTTGCTGATGGTACAACGTCTGCTGTTGGAAATGAGATTGTTGAGTATACGGGGTGGGTGCTTGGGTGGGAAGAGCAGGCGATGAGTACTGGTATTGTGTGTAAGGACTGGTTGGAGGAACCAGCTGAGCTTCAGTTTGCGTTTGTGGTGGTATGAACTGGCTGAATTCAGTTTGGGGAGCTGTCCTTGGTCGCTCAATGCCGTGCTGACTTTCTATTCGGCTTGGTCTGGTGCTGCTGACCTCACTGTCAGACATGTAATCGCGGTCCTCAGCTACCCCCTGCAGGTAAGCAcgctctctcttttctctctccttcagtAATGCTTCTTTTCTCCTGTTGATTCCCATTTCCAGATACCGCAGCTTGGCATcaatctccttttcttcttcatcaaGTTCTGCTTGCTTCTTTCTAAGCTTGGCAGACTCCCTTTCCACGAGGTCAAGCTCTCGGTCTATGTCCTGGAGAATCTTGGCTCGAGCCATGGTATTGGTTCTGCACATTCTTCTCCTGGACGCAGTGCCCATTGTGCCGTAGGTCGGCTGTGTTCCAGAGGACGCCTCCTCAGGAGGGGGATTTGGCAGGGTTCTCTTCACTTTTTTCTGGGACCCAGAGGCGGTTGTGGTTTGGGAACCTTTAGTCTACAATCAAGTAAACAAAACATAGTATTTCACTATCAAATAAGAACATAAAGGCCAAAAACAAGCTATATAAATTCCACTTGAATGATACATTGCAGTATTATAGCAtagcaaaattaaaatttcacCTGTATTTCAAAAGTTGATCACAAATCAGtgaaattttttctttgtaaattaatTTATAGTCATAATGTCTGTAACATTTGAGGGGTGTATTTAACTCAGGGCAAACTCTTATTTTATGCAAGCTCACATTTTAGTTTCGCTCTTAGAAGAACTCTTTGCACACTTATTTTCAATTcaagttattaaaaataagattgCTTACTTAATCTATGCTCAATGTAACTGTGTTGCTCATCTGAAATGCCATATACATTTGTTGGAGATTTATGTCTAACTTTTTTGTTTCACCTTGTACATATCTCACAATTGCCAATATTTCCACAATTATTTGGATTCCCATGCCCTTTAAACTTTGGTATTCTTTAGAGACTCTACCTTCTTCCAAGTGTTTTTTTATCAActttataaaagcaaaaataattgaCTGCAATAAAAGTTTATTGGAGCTAGTTTCAATCAGGTAaagcaataaatttttaaaatagcaagtgaagtactttttgttttatttcattaatttgacATAAACTTGTTTTTTGATAGAGGGAAGCCTTGagaattataaaattagagacaTGAAAGATCATTGTATAGTTACAATACCCTGATGCTCTCAAAGCTGTCTGTGTGTTAAACAGCAGCATGCTCAAGCTGGAGCTTGGTCTCCActgttctcttccatttcttgagaagatgccattttcctttctctcttcagcaATCCAAAGGCAATTCCTACCTACCTTCAGTCATCAAATACATAGGACATGAATAGATGATACATGTCTCTATGAGTTTTGGAAATAAAatctcatttctttatttattgttataataattataaattagtCCTTAGTAACTAGATCGTATTTGTCTAGGCCCCTGTACTTCTGTTGCTTTCAAACATCATCTCATAGTCCATTTCCTTCacgtttcattttttttaattaagaaattttttattcattttacataacaatcacagatccacctcttccctcctcccatccctccagcctcccccctccACCACCCATTTTTCAATCAAGTCtactcattcatttgtttatccCTTTGGGGAAAACGTTAGCTCTCAATGTGCTGACCTTGACATAAATGTAATGATTGTCAGCACAGTACTCATTCTTTTATCAACTGGAATATTGAGATAGAAGTTGTGTCTTTAAAGATTCATAAAGACTTCTAAAAGCATACTTTTCCTTTAAGTAAGCAAAAATTGAGTCTAATGTTCCAAGTCCAGGCTTTCTATATTCTAATATGTCAGATAGCAAGAACCTTGATCTTGGAAAAGAGAGTAGGTCATATTCTGAATGTGTTAGGTTAGGGAAGGTAAGCACTGAAGGTTATACTGTCTAACAAAGAATGacaaaaaattgttttctggaacaCCTTTTTCTTACATACTGGTGTTGCAACACTGAGTCTTAGTGAGTCGTCAGAATGAATCATCCTTTCTGCCTTGTAGATAGACAATAGCAATGGATAGGTCAATGTTTATTCACTTTTCATTCCTTAAACAAAAGATTATCTTCTTTGAATATAACTACCTTCAGTGTGCAATTTGAAAAGAACTGATTGTTATTTTTAAGTATAGCCTTGCCAAGGACTTCTTGAGTTTTTCACCACTGTTATGGTTTTTATAGAATATTGTTGCCACTGGTTATATTTAAACTGTTGGGAGAACATAAAGTAAGTCTTGTAGGAAAGTTACACAGGGATGAAAATGAGAGGTCATCTGGAAAATAGACAAGGTCATGGACTCCATACCACTCAGGGCACAAAACTATGTTGGCAAAGCAGCTTAGGATGTGATGGAAGGAAATGAAGTGGAAGCGAAGCATTGTGCTAAGTGAATAAGTCCCATCTGTTAAGCTTTAGGTTTCTTTCATAAAATATGGAGGCCCACTGTCAagacatctgttttgtttttcatcagAAATAGGAATATCCATTAAATTTTTGGTCTTCAATTTAAATGGATTCATAACATTATCAATATCTGAGAAACCAAAGTTTTGGGGTGCATGTCAGTTATAAATCACTGCTCTAAAGAAGACTGTTCAGGCTTATGGGAAACACCCACTGAGATGCCATTCTAGGGAGGGGAAAACATAACAGTGGATGGTTGAAACAAGCCCAGAAGGCCATAGATTTTAAAGAATGAAGGAAGACATGGGGAGAATAAAATGGCCTTCAAGATAAACCCTTCAACTTTACTTACTTGTTGAGTTTTCTTCATCGTTTAGCTAACTCTGAAATAGGATCCTTTAGAGATTTTTCCTTCTACATTACACAATTTCCCCTTGTATTTTTGCCAATTTTATGAGATAGATTATTTCAACTACTCTCTGGTTCACAGATTTCTGGCAGATACACATATGTGCAGTGACTCTAAACTGTAAAATCATTAAATATGGAGATTTAAATTTAAGTGTGTATGGTTGAGTGTGTATTTGTTTTGGCACTGAATGGTATTCTAAGagagaagaaacattttttttcaaaaagttgaACAAGCTAAATTTATGCAAAAACTATTGTTTAAAGTCATAAATGCCTGAACAAAATTattcaataattatatatatgacaAAACTCAGTTTTAAAATCTCTTCAAAGAGTTGCTATGCATAATTATAGAATAGGATGAGATAGAGCAGTTTGAACTTGCTCAAAGCCCAGTACGGTGACATTTGCTTGGTGCCCTGGCATCTTGGAGACTGAAGCACAAGAATCATGTGTTTGGGAACAATACAACCCAAagctacaacaacaaaaaaccttctaCCTATAAAAACATCATACACTGGAAAGCTTTTTTTAGGAAATTGTATGAAGGAATTACTTAAAGGGTTTAGCATGACTTGATCATTACACATTACACAAGATGCTTACATGTGCactttttatgtttctgtttcagttaaaaataaatacaaatcaaatTATATGGTAGAGGAGAAGCATTGTTATGTACAGTActtgccatgaaagcatgaggatACTACATAAAAAGCTGCTCATGAGCAAGAGCTTATAACCTAAGCAccaaggaaacagagacaggtgaaCCCCTGGGCCCCTGGGGTTTTCTGGCAAACCATTCTAGCTgggtcagtgagctctaggttctgCAAGAGAGCTTGTCTTAACAAATAAGATAAAGAGTAACTGGGAACACATACAACATTGACCtgtagcctacacacacacacacacacacacatacacacacacacacacacacacacacacatgcacacacatgcacacatacactacactGTTGCACTACTACTTTCTTGGCTAGCTCTTGGTGTCAATATCTGAGATGTAAAGGTAAACTATCATTATATCATTTGAAAGACAAGGCAATGTATGTCTcattttataaacatataaataaatatttatcatgaTAGTTATACTGTATCTTGACTTTGCACGGATTTATGTTAAACACTACAAGTCAACCAAAACTGCTGATAAACAAGACATTTTGAGAATGTAAAGGTAGAATTTTCTAGAGAAAAcatattctcttttttgttgGTCCGTGTAATATGCCAGGAGGTGAGTTAAAAGATCATATAGAGTATTGGGCCccaaaataaagttttatcaTCAGTTTGGGAAAGGAAAATATAACAGATATAACAAATTCAGGGTCAAAAATGGATGAGTTTCAAGCAGGTGTATATATTCTATTGGAGGGAAatgtataaaatacaaattttcagGGAAACGGCAAGGATCATCTGGCTTCATTATCAGCTGGTAATGCAACAAGTCCTATGAGAAGAATCAGATCAGTGACTTCGTGATACAAGCTTGGAGAGgaaaactggaaaaataaataaatgtatgggGAACTACAACACAAACCTTCAAAATCTGTGTCTATATTAACATCTCAAACCCTCCGTGTCATTCTCTTTCAGGCTGCAAAGGCAACCCTGGTTATCACATCCAGGTTAAATTACCCACCCAGGAACATATGAAATGCAGGGCAAACCATCAGTGTCAGTATTCAGTCACTGGCTCTGGCTTGTGATATTGTCCACTGGCAGTAATCAGTGTGGCTTTGTCTAATTCCCTTCAGTGACCATGCAGCTATCAGAGCAGATAACACAAAGGCCATAGATGTCATCTACCAGTGCTTCAGCAGGACATTCAGTGTCTTCCCAAGAGCATCACCAAAATCGTTTTGGCCATAAGAATGGAAAATAGTAATGTGATCTATTGGGTACATAAGCAGATCATGGCTATTCATGATCTGGCACACACATTACATGCACGTATATAATTACCCAATGTTACTTATCCTTCTTACTAATCTATTGGGACCAGATGTTTCTCTGCACATATTTATACCTATGGCCTTTATCTaccacacataatataaaaattaatgttgTGTATTACCAATCATCTTCTCAAGCAGCCTTTAGCTAATACTCACAGATATTAGGAAATGTTCTCAGGGAGAGATCATTATTCTATTATGATTAAATCTATCTCCTAATGTGGAAAAGGCTACTCTTTGTATGTATCTCAGACTGCTTTAGTCTGAGTGGGAAaacatatttcaaaaacaaaataaaacaaacaaacaacaaacaaaaacctgttccTAGAATGGTGTCTTGAAAAGACACGAGTAAGATAAACTACTCAAGAAAAAAGAGTCTATGTTACAGTAATAAtctgataaaaataaaccaagaatGTACTAGATTATATTGCCTCATTATCAATTTGCCCCATGAAAGTAAAATAAGTTCACCTCTTCTGAATATTTTTTCCAAGAGTGGGCTGCTACAATGTAAGATCGCCCATCTGCTTAGGCCTTCTTAGACCTGCTTAAAAGaaatcctcttcttcctcctcatctttctcctcctcttcatcttgtTTTGCTACAATGTTGACCATTGAGGCCCTCACCAGAGATTAGACTGACATGGGCTGATCTAGGgctattttgttacagcaacaagatGCCTCTGAAAATTCCTGGGATACTTTCCACTACTGCAGTAACTATGAAAAACAATATGAAAGAAACTGTCACTCTGACTGAAAACTTGAAAGATTCTAGATTTCATTAAAGACTATTACTAagtttaaaagaataattagttATGTAACAAATACACATTAAAACCCTAATATTGTACTTATTTAGTTTGTAAAATTAAATGTTGGAATTACTCAGTGAGATCAGTTGTACAGCTAAAGTTAATTTTAAAGTCAGGAAACCCCAGCCATCAAAAATAACTTAAGAAACAAAAGTTAGAACAAAAATGCATCTGAAATCTAACAGGAGTTAAAACAAATAGTTGGGAACATTGTAACAAACAATAAACACTTGAATATTGCTCATTATACTAAAGACTGAGATTGTAATGATAAGTAAGATGCGATCTGTACCCTTCATTTTTGGAAAATATACAGAACCCAAGAACAGAAATCACTCTGaggtcatttcttcctttctacttCAGTCTTCCAAATTTGGAAATTCTATTCATTTTGAATATGAGAATAAGCCTTTTTTTCCTGTAATCTTgctaaaaaaattaatacattctTCTAATCTCTGGCTTTATTTCCCTCAGGTCTggatacaaaaaaattataaacccTCATGCTTCTAAATCATTAGTCAAAAAGTGGAAATGTGTAGGCATTTTGCCTCCTCCAAACAAGGTAGCTATATAAAACATAAGCCTGGGTACCATGTTCATTTAGCTTTGATAAGTTAGGAAATGATGGTGAAGTTGTAGGTAAGCATAAggatatacagaaggaaatacATATTATACTTCCTTCCAATTAAATTGATTGTAAGCACAAATAACTTAAATGTCAATGGAAACACCAAGATGCTTTCCTGTATCCACAGCTCTCCATCTCCAACAAGACTCAACAGTTTTGAGACAAAATAGCAGTcaaatataaaaacagacaagagcATGTCCTCCACTGTATGCCATTAATTAAACCTTCACAGAAAACCTTTATCTTCCTCTCAGTCCTCCACTCCCACGAGTTTAATGGAAGGGAAACACTAAAATtctacatgtagaaaaatgctTAAATACTGTTGAGATTCTCAAATCCATATACCCTGCAACAGGGTACAGTATCTTGCTTCATATATATGTCTtactccatatatatatgtattatatttttgacacatacatatgtatttcatATCTTTTCAACTACAGTGCTGCAGCCCATATGAGTGACTGATTCCATGATCAAAATACTAGAAAAACAGTACTAGGATAATGGGAATATCTTCAAATTATAGGAAAAATCAGATACTTGATAAAATCTTGAATGTGTACTGCTGACAGGGAGAATTTATCCTTTGTGAATGGAACTGAAATTGGCCAGAGGATAGTTTAATTGAAAGAGTCTGGGggcaataataaaagtaaaataataataattaataacgTGTGAGAAGCTAAATTATAGTACTCTGGTAGTAGTAAAAGAGTGAAAACCAAGCACTAGAACACACTTCAAAGTCTCACAAGTTGTTTACGTTCCGATAGACTGAAAATGCACTCACATTCCGTCAGTCACCCTGAAGCTGTCCCTTGTTGAACCTTATGTCccagtttgctttgttttcttgctgAAAGTCGTTGCTCTTGGGCTGAGCAGCCAAGCAGAAAACGAGTTTCTACCTCACTGGACAGAGTATGAGAGACGCCAGTCTGTGTGACATTTATTACTTCATATTATCTGGAAAGTCCCAAAGAGAtgaatttcttctttctccaaatctgtataaagtattttttaaagtgctCTTGGGACTTTTATTAAGGTGATGCAGCCACATACATTTgtgtttctcctttctctccctctctcccttcttcccatctATTGACTCAGATGTCTTcatcacaatgaagaaaataatataaatgatGTCCCTAAGGATTTTTGTGCAATCCAACAGCCTTAttaagtttctttttcctttgacttTCTTCTCAACTGCTTTGTTCTATTATCACACCCATAAGCAGGCTTCCATGGAATATCGACATTCCATAACTGAtgttaaaatagtattttactATGAGTGCTTGAGTAGAAGGTCAAATCCGTCTGAAACCATTATGATCAATGataaaacctttaagaaaataagGATGGAGTACCTACAGCCTGTTTTTAACTGCCATttaaagcaacaaaaaataacatttaacaaAATGGCATGAAGCTGTTATCACATACACAATCTTCAAGACTAATTCTTTACTGTACATAAGCATCAGTATATTAGTTATCCCTCTACTGACAAGCAGTGTTTATGTTTTCTATATCAATCTTTGCAAAAGCTCCTGCTTTTAAACTGAAGGGAACTTGGCTCATCtagtgttttataattttttaactgGTCATGAATTGTTTTCTAGAAGGTTTCCCTCCTTTAGGCCATCTCTGAGAGGACAACTAACAGTAAGTCAACACTTTCCCTAATTCTCCAAGTTTTTCTACTGGTAATCACATATCAACAAAATTATTCTGCCAGGATTTCAAGGCTCTGTCACACATTCACTGTCATAAtgtttttctctctgctgttGTAAAATATGTGGACACAAGCAAGTTAAGGGAGAAATGCTATGACTCATAGTTCAAGAGTATACTCCATGATTGTGCAGCAGTCAAAGCAGGAGGTGCTTGAAGCATCCCCACAAGCACGCTTCGAGGCTGTCTTCTGGGTGATTCTAGACTGTCAAGCTGGTAattaacattaaccatcacaatcCATTCATCTTTTTAATTCTCCTTCCTCACCATATTCTCTCAAATATTATTTAGTAAAAATGCTTTCCATTTCACTACCTGTTCGGTAAAGTACTCTACCTTTATAGTTAACAATTAATAGAATTTATATTGCCATTCTCTTACATACATCCATCATATTGGGGTTTACACGTCTTATATCTGCATTCAAGTGCATACCATATCATATGACCATGTCACAATGGCTCATGTGTGAGAGGCTTGCTTTTTAGTTTGGCAATGAAGAGAGAGTGTGGAACTTAATGTGGTGGGGCTAATGGAAAGTCCTTAGGTCTTTTGGGGATAGATTACTGGAAGGGGTTGTGGGACTGTAGCCTCTCTAGTGTCTTGTCTGTCCAGGTAATCTCTTCCTTATGCATGGGTTCCTCATCAAACTGACTGAGTTCATTGCCATGCCCTTGAAGTTTCACAAACATGATAtgaataaacctcttttcttcatAAAGTAGACTCAGGATTTTGTTATGAATAGGAAGGCAGACAAAATTCTGTAAGACACCATATTTGTAACTAGTACCTTCAGACCCAGGTTTAAGAAGTGAGGATAATGTTTATGCTTAAATACAAAACCTTAGTTTATGTGATATGAATACTAAAAAAGGAGGTCAATCTAAACACATgtttcaaatctttaaaaaaggcaATTAAAGTTGAGTTTTATTCAACTTTGAGTTTTAttcaaaatttgtttatttatctttgtgaAAACAGAGCTTATGTGAAAAAGGTAGTTATTTCAAGTAGTATTCTATTATGACTTTCAGGATGGGCAGGATAAATGTATGTTGGTTTCAATTAAAAAGATTTATAATTTAGAATATTATTGTGGAATAATATATACAggttttatttctcctttaaatAATGTTAAATGGTGGTGTGATCAATATACACTAAAGCTCAACATATTTCTTATATTTACTCTAAATATATGATAAACAAAATAGTATCTTTGGCAACTATATTCACTGACAATGAGAAAACATGTCTAAAAAGATTAATGCAATCAGTGAAATTtactatatttttgttttcttgcttttgtttgctttgttttgcttagaCAGAGTcacatgtagcacaggctagctgCTAATTTTCTAATTAGCTAAGAGTAGCATAGAACTCTTGATCATCCTGACTCTTTTCCCAAGTACATACATTACTAAGCCCAGTGTGATCTGGACAAATTTGTAAACTCTTAAtggaaaatcagaaaaatataaGTCATTTAAGAAAccatttaaaggaagaaagacagaatggGTAAAATAAAATAGTCGAAAATGATGCAACTGAATGAATTGTCGCACCAAACAGCTACGTTACACATAAACATGGACAATGCCACACAGTTCTGAAGTGGAGCAGTCAGGGCCGTTAGAAGCAAGATGGAAAGGTCATAATGTCACTGCGTGTGCACACCACCCACGGTGCCAGTGTcaggaggaggcagagtcagaggcaCTCATTTTCTCAGTGAGTCCTCAGTTTACCCAGAGTGGTCTAGACTCAAAAACAAACGGGAGCAAAAACCCTGAGGATGCAGTGACTTGTCAGCTTGTAATTAATACAGGTTGTGTTATGGTTTGGGGGTTACCAATCTGAGAAAGAGCAGACAGACAACATAtaaaattctgtgttttgaaagcAAGGATGGGAATTATCAAAGATATAAAAGTGCCTAGTACAAAGCAACAAAACTTTTATATAATATCAGTTAAGTAGGGAGAATGCATTGTTTTGAGAGCAATAACTAAAGATTAATACCAAAACTATATCAAAAAGTACTGTGTATTCAATGTTACTAAGAGCttaatatatatcttataaaatcTCCAACAGACTATTGAGAGGGAGTAATTTTAACTGTATGTTTCCGTTATATGTAACTTCAGGGACTTACACAACTTGGTCAAGATTACACCAGTACTAGAAAACAGAGATGATCCTCAGTCTATGTTTGTTTAACACTGTTGCTCAAGTACAATGTGATTTAAATAAACCTCaaattctaaaagaagaaagcaatctACGACACACATGTAAACATCGGGATATATGATAAATAGTATTCTCATATTAAGACAAAGTGGTTATATATGATGCATAAAATAAATGCTCTACTTAGTGGCTCAGAGGAAGCCAATGCCAAATACACAAGGAAAGCATTGAAAAGTGATTATCAATgtgttttaatttcagttttctagTACGCTGATCTCTGTCTTTAAAGCTTTCTACTTTATTCTCAAAGTGTAATGTATATCTCTTAAATTTATGAAGATTCaaagaaatttcaaagaaattacTCTTAATGAATGAACTGGAGTCATAAAGTCtaaaataaagtgaataaataCTTGGGATAGAAGAATTCTAATTGccagtctgtctgcctgtctgacAAGTATTTGCTAAACCTTCACTTGGTGTCATG belongs to Peromyscus eremicus chromosome 3, PerEre_H2_v1, whole genome shotgun sequence and includes:
- the Pclo gene encoding protein piccolo isoform X1, which codes for MGTASRRRMCRTNTMARAKILQDIDRELDLVERESAKLRKKQAELDEEEKEIDAKLRYLEMGINRRKEALLKEREKRERAYLQGVAEDRDYMSDSEVSSTRPSRIESQHGIERPRTAPQTEFSQFIPPQTQTEAQLVPPTSPYTQYQYSSPALPTQAPTPYTQQSHFQQQTLYHQQVSPYQTQPTFQAVATMSFTPQAQPTPSPQTSYQLPSQMMVIQQKPRQTTLYLEPKITSNYEVIRNQPLMIAPVSSDNTYAVSHLGSKYNSLDLRIGLEERSSMVSSPISSISADSFYADIDHHTSRNYVLIDDIGEITKGTAALSTAFSLHEKDLSKTDRLLRTTETRRSQEVTDFLAPLQTSSRLHSYVKAEEDSMEDPYELKLLKQQIKQEFRRGTESLDHLAGLSHYYHADTSYRHFPKSEKYSISRLTLEKQAAKQLPAAILYQKQSKHKKSLIDPKMSKFSPIQESRDLEPDYPSYMSSSTSSIGGISSRARLLQDDITFGLRKNITDQQKFMGSSLGSGLGTLGNTIRSALQDEADKPYSSGSRSRPSSRPSSVYGLDLSIKRESSSSSLRLKAQEAEALDVSFGHSSSSSRTKPTSLPISQSRGRIPIVAQNSEEESPLSPVGQPMGMARAAAGPLPPISADTRDQFGSSHSLPEVQQHMREESRTRGYDRDIAFIMDDFQHAMSDSEVAVAMYDVSLVSKAYHLRREETDWFDKPRESRLENGHGLDRKLPERLVHSRPLSQHQEQILQMNGKTMHYIFPHARIKITRDSKDHTVSGNGLGIRIVGGKEIPGHSGEIGAYIAKILPGGSAEHTGKLVEGMQVLEWNGIPLTSKTYEEVQSIINQQSGEAEICVRLDLNMLSDSENPQHLELHEPPKAVDKAKSPGVDPKQLAAELQKVSLQQSPLVMSSVVEKGSHAHSGPTSAGSSSVPSPGQPGSPSVSKKKHGSSKPTDAAKVASHPITGEIQLQINYDLGNLIIHILQARNLVPRDNNGYSDPFVKVYLLPGRGAEHKRRTKYVQKSLNPEWNQTVIYKSISMEQLMKKTLEVTVWDYDRFSSNDFLGEVLIDLSSTSYLDNTPRWYPLKEQTESIDHGKSHSSQNSQQSPKPSVIKSRSHGIFPDPSKDMQVPTIEKSHSSPGSSKSSSEGHLRSHGPSRSQSKTSVTQTHLEDAGAAIAAAEAAVQQLRIQPSKRRK
- the Pclo gene encoding protein piccolo isoform X2, whose amino-acid sequence is MGTASRRRMCRTNTMARAKILQDIDRELDLVERESAKLRKKQAELDEEEKEIDAKLRYLEMGINRRKEALLKEREKRERAYLQGVAEDRDYMSDSEVSSTRPSRIESQHGIERPRTAPQTEFSQFIPPQTQTEAQLVPPTSPYTQYQYSSPALPTQAPTPYTQQSHFQQQTLYHQQVSPYQTQPTFQAVATMSFTPQAQPTPSPQTSYQLPSQMMVIQQKPRQTTLYLEPKITSNYEVIRNQPLMIAPVSSDNTYAVSHLGSKYNSLDLRIGLEERSSMVSSPISSISADSFYADIDHHTSRNYVLIDDIGEITKGTAALSTAFSLHEKDLSKTDRLLRTTETRRSQEVTDFLAPLQTSSRLHSYVKAEEDSMEDPYELKLLKQQIKQEFRRGTESLDHLAGLSHYYHADTSYRHFPKSEKYSISRLTLEKQAAKQLPAAILYQKQSKHKKSLIDPKMSKFSPIQESRDLEPDYPSYMSSSTSSIGGISSRARLLQDDITFGLRKNITDQQKFMGSSLGSGLGTLGNTIRSALQDEADKPYSSGSRSRPSSRPSSVYGLDLSIKRESSSSSLRLKAQEAEALDVSFGHSSSSSRTKPTSLPISQSRGRIPIVAQNSEEESPLSPVGQPMGMARAAAGPLPPISADTRDQFGSSHSLPEVQQHMREESRTRGYDRDIAFIMDDFQHAMSDSEAYHLRREETDWFDKPRESRLENGHGLDRKLPERLVHSRPLSQHQEQILQMNGKTMHYIFPHARIKITRDSKDHTVSGNGLGIRIVGGKEIPGHSGEIGAYIAKILPGGSAEHTGKLVEGMQVLEWNGIPLTSKTYEEVQSIINQQSGEAEICVRLDLNMLSDSENPQHLELHEPPKAVDKAKSPGVDPKQLAAELQKVSLQQSPLVMSSVVEKGSHAHSGPTSAGSSSVPSPGQPGSPSVSKKKHGSSKPTDAAKVASHPITGEIQLQINYDLGNLIIHILQARNLVPRDNNGYSDPFVKVYLLPGRGAEHKRRTKYVQKSLNPEWNQTVIYKSISMEQLMKKTLEVTVWDYDRFSSNDFLGEVLIDLSSTSYLDNTPRWYPLKEQTESIDHGKSHSSQNSQQSPKPSVIKSRSHGIFPDPSKDMQVPTIEKSHSSPGSSKSSSEGHLRSHGPSRSQSKTSVTQTHLEDAGAAIAAAEAAVQQLRIQPSKRRK